One stretch of Croceibacterium atlanticum DNA includes these proteins:
- the uppS gene encoding polyprenyl diphosphate synthase, translated as MDGNGRWAKRRHLPRAMGHRKGVEAVRALVRGLEPLGIDCLTLYAFSSENWKRPEDEISDLMGLMRRFIKSDLPEFIANDVRLRIIGDYKALDADIVEMLDDALARTAKGRRTLAVALNYGSQQEIARAAAKAAAQGEVTVESIAAHLDTADLPPLDLLVRTSGEVRLSNFLLWQAAYAEMWFTDVLWPDFTLAHLEEALESFAGRERRFGGR; from the coding sequence ATGGATGGCAATGGCCGCTGGGCCAAAAGGCGGCACCTGCCACGTGCGATGGGCCACCGGAAGGGTGTGGAAGCCGTGCGGGCGCTGGTCCGCGGGCTGGAACCGCTCGGTATCGACTGCCTGACGCTTTACGCCTTTTCGAGCGAGAACTGGAAGCGGCCGGAAGACGAGATTTCAGACCTGATGGGCCTGATGCGCCGGTTCATAAAAAGCGACCTGCCGGAATTCATCGCCAATGACGTTCGCCTGCGAATCATCGGCGATTACAAGGCTTTGGACGCTGACATTGTCGAAATGCTCGACGATGCGCTGGCTCGTACTGCCAAGGGGCGCCGAACCCTGGCCGTTGCTCTCAATTACGGTTCGCAGCAGGAAATCGCGCGTGCAGCAGCCAAGGCCGCAGCCCAGGGCGAAGTGACGGTGGAGAGCATCGCTGCCCATCTCGATACGGCAGACCTTCCGCCGCTGGACCTGCTGGTCCGCACCAGCGGAGAAGTTCGACTATCCAATTTCCTGCTGTGGCAGGCTGCCTATGCCGAAATGTGGTTCACCGATGTGTTGTGGCCCGACTTCACACTCGCGCATCTGGAAGAAGCGCTGGAAAGTTTTGCCGGGCGGGAGCGGCGTTTTGGCGGACGCTGA
- the frr gene encoding ribosome recycling factor, translating into MAKYDKSDIERRMQGAVESLKSDLAGLRTGRANVALLDPVVVEVYGSMMPLSQVATVNAPEPRMLSVQVWDKANVTAVEKGIAHAGLGLNPMIDGQTLRLPIPDLTEDRRKELAKLAGQYAEKAKIAIRNVRRDGMEMLKEDEKKKEISEDDRKRLEEEVQKMTDKYVAETDAAAAHKEKEILQR; encoded by the coding sequence ATGGCCAAATATGACAAGTCCGATATCGAACGGCGCATGCAGGGCGCTGTCGAAAGCCTGAAAAGCGATCTTGCGGGCCTGCGTACGGGCCGGGCCAATGTGGCATTGCTCGATCCCGTGGTGGTCGAGGTCTATGGATCGATGATGCCGCTCAGCCAGGTGGCCACGGTCAACGCGCCGGAGCCGCGCATGTTGAGCGTGCAGGTGTGGGACAAGGCGAATGTGACGGCAGTGGAAAAGGGCATCGCCCATGCCGGGCTGGGCCTGAACCCGATGATCGACGGTCAGACCCTGCGCCTGCCCATTCCGGACCTGACCGAAGATCGGCGCAAGGAACTGGCCAAGCTGGCCGGGCAATATGCGGAAAAGGCGAAAATCGCGATCCGCAATGTCCGCCGCGATGGCATGGAAATGCTGAAGGAAGACGAGAAAAAGAAGGAAATTTCCGAAGACGATCGCAAGCGTCTGGAGGAAGAGGTCCAGAAGATGACCGACAAATATGTTGCGGAAACCGATGCGGCCGCCGCGCATAAGGAAAAAGAGATTCTCCAGCGGTGA
- the pyrH gene encoding UMP kinase, with product MTMPQAKRILLKLSGEVLMGDQQFGIDPAFVAELAREVKRAKDSGLEICLVIGGGNIFRGMAGAAAGMDRAQADYMGMLATVMNALAMQNALEQLGVHTRVQSAVQMDQVCEPVIRRRAERHLEKGRVVIFAAGVGSPYFTTDSGAALRAAEMKCDALLKGTSVDGVYSADPKKDPDAKRFDTVSYDTVLAENLKVMDASAVALCRDNEIPIVVFSIREKGNLARVLAGEGVQTIVRKEA from the coding sequence ATGACAATGCCGCAAGCCAAACGCATCCTGCTCAAACTTTCGGGCGAGGTGCTGATGGGTGACCAGCAATTCGGTATCGATCCGGCATTTGTGGCCGAGCTGGCGCGGGAAGTGAAACGGGCCAAGGATTCGGGTCTGGAGATCTGCCTTGTCATTGGTGGCGGGAACATATTTCGCGGCATGGCGGGCGCCGCTGCGGGCATGGATCGCGCCCAGGCCGATTACATGGGTATGCTGGCAACCGTGATGAACGCGCTGGCCATGCAGAATGCCCTTGAACAACTTGGCGTGCATACGCGCGTGCAATCAGCCGTGCAGATGGACCAGGTTTGCGAACCCGTGATTCGTCGCCGGGCCGAAAGGCATCTGGAAAAGGGCAGGGTGGTAATTTTCGCTGCCGGCGTTGGCAGCCCTTATTTCACTACCGATAGCGGTGCGGCCTTGCGCGCTGCGGAAATGAAATGCGACGCTTTGCTGAAAGGCACGAGCGTGGATGGCGTGTATAGTGCGGATCCGAAAAAGGATCCCGATGCCAAGCGTTTTGACACTGTCAGCTATGACACCGTGCTGGCGGAGAATCTCAAGGTGATGGACGCCTCCGCCGTTGCGCTGTGCCGCGATAACGAGATCCCGATCGTGGTATTTTCGATCCGCGAAAAGGGTAATCTCGCACGCGTCTTGGCGGGCGAAGGCGTGCAGACGATAGTACGGAAGGAAGCCTGA
- the tsf gene encoding translation elongation factor Ts, with product MAAYTIADVKKLREKTGAGMMDAKKALEEAAGDIEAAVDALRAKGLATAQKKSSRTAAEGLVGVAVEGTKGVAVEVNSETDFVAKNDQFQDFVRKSTEVALTLDADDVEALKAAAYPGGGTVADKLTDNVATIGENQQIRRMKSVSVSSGVVVPYMHNAQAPNLGKIGVLVALESEVSADVLEPLGKQLAMHIAAAFPQALDADGLDAEVIERERAIAREKAAESGKPENVQEKMVEGAVKKFAKENALLSQIFVMDNKTPIADVVAQAGKEAGKPIVLKDYVRFQLGEGIEKEESDFAAEVAAAVAG from the coding sequence ATGGCTGCTTACACCATCGCCGATGTGAAAAAGCTGCGCGAAAAGACCGGCGCAGGCATGATGGACGCGAAGAAAGCGCTTGAAGAAGCTGCCGGCGACATCGAAGCCGCGGTCGACGCGCTGCGTGCCAAGGGCCTTGCCACGGCGCAGAAGAAGTCCAGCCGCACCGCCGCCGAAGGCCTGGTGGGCGTGGCCGTGGAAGGCACCAAGGGTGTCGCGGTCGAGGTGAACTCCGAAACCGACTTCGTTGCCAAGAATGACCAGTTCCAGGACTTCGTGCGGAAATCGACCGAAGTTGCCCTGACGCTCGATGCCGATGATGTCGAAGCGCTGAAGGCGGCTGCCTATCCGGGCGGCGGCACCGTGGCTGACAAGCTGACGGACAATGTCGCAACCATCGGTGAGAACCAGCAGATCCGCCGCATGAAGAGCGTTTCTGTCTCCAGCGGCGTGGTCGTGCCCTACATGCACAACGCCCAGGCGCCGAATCTCGGCAAGATCGGCGTACTCGTTGCGCTTGAGAGCGAAGTTTCGGCCGATGTCCTCGAGCCGCTGGGCAAGCAGCTGGCCATGCACATCGCCGCGGCATTCCCGCAGGCGCTGGATGCTGACGGCCTCGACGCAGAAGTGATCGAGCGTGAACGCGCGATTGCCCGGGAAAAGGCAGCTGAAAGCGGCAAGCCGGAAAACGTGCAGGAAAAGATGGTCGAAGGCGCGGTGAAGAAATTCGCCAAGGAAAACGCGCTGCTCAGCCAGATTTTCGTGATGGATAACAAGACGCCGATCGCTGACGTCGTTGCCCAGGCGGGCAAGGAAGCCGGCAAGCCGATCGTGCTGAAGGATTATGTCCGCTTCCAGCTCGGTGAAGGCATCGAGAAGGAAGAAAGCGACTTCGCAGCAGAGGTCGCCGCAGCCGTCGCCGGCTGA
- the rpsB gene encoding 30S ribosomal protein S2, giving the protein MAAPTVTMQQLIEAGAHFGHQTHRWNPRMKPYIFGARNGVHIIDLSQTVPLMARALDFVSATARAGGKVLFVGTKRQAQEPIAEAARKSGQHFVNHRWLGGMLTNWKTISHSIKRLKSLEEQLAGDTSGLTKKEVLQLTREKDKLELSLGGIRDMGGIPDVMIVIDANKEELAIKEANVLGIPVVAVLDTNVDPNGIAFPIPGNDDASRAVRLYCDAIAAAATKGNQEGMVDSGADIGAMDTPPEEVAAVEG; this is encoded by the coding sequence ATGGCGGCTCCTACCGTCACCATGCAGCAATTGATCGAGGCCGGCGCTCATTTCGGCCACCAGACCCACCGCTGGAACCCGCGGATGAAGCCGTATATCTTCGGCGCCCGCAACGGTGTTCATATCATCGACCTGTCGCAGACCGTGCCCCTGATGGCGCGCGCGCTGGATTTCGTTTCCGCAACGGCCCGTGCCGGTGGCAAGGTGCTGTTCGTCGGCACTAAGCGCCAGGCGCAGGAACCGATCGCCGAAGCAGCCCGCAAGAGCGGCCAGCACTTCGTCAACCATCGCTGGCTGGGCGGTATGCTCACCAACTGGAAGACGATTTCGCACTCGATCAAGCGCCTGAAGAGCCTTGAAGAGCAGCTGGCAGGTGACACTTCCGGTCTGACCAAGAAGGAAGTTCTTCAGCTGACCCGTGAAAAGGACAAGCTGGAACTTTCGCTCGGCGGTATTCGCGACATGGGCGGCATTCCGGACGTGATGATCGTGATCGATGCCAACAAGGAAGAGTTGGCGATCAAGGAAGCCAATGTTCTGGGCATTCCCGTGGTTGCCGTGCTCGATACCAATGTCGATCCGAACGGCATCGCTTTCCCGATCCCGGGCAATGACGATGCCAGCCGCGCCGTTCGCCTCTATTGTGATGCGATTGCTGCTGCCGCCACGAAGGGCAACCAGGAAGGCATGGTCGATTCGGGCGCCGATATCGGTGCCATGGATACGCCGCCGGAAGAAGTTGCTGCCGTAGAGGGCTGA
- a CDS encoding CDP-alcohol phosphatidyltransferase family protein, producing the protein MSFGPDDDPDRPADPGPSWLGPKAGEGEHPAARRLGRGLALRAVVPNAITAAALCAGLTGIRFAINGDWEKAVFAILLAGMLDGIDGRIARLLKAQSRFGAELDSLADSLSFGVAPALVLFLWSLEDLPRFGWFASLAFAICCVLRLARFNAQIDVDDQPHKSAGFLTGVPAPVGAGLAFLPLYLWIASGEDLFREPVLVAIWVAGIAFLMISNLATLSWTSIRPRSTIRLEAIALAGLVFAALLTDPWWTLAGLCTVYLILMPYGFFSYSRIRQQRAKSAKASGSASQGAPGE; encoded by the coding sequence GTGAGCTTCGGGCCGGACGACGACCCCGATCGCCCGGCCGATCCCGGCCCGTCCTGGCTTGGGCCAAAGGCGGGCGAGGGCGAACATCCGGCCGCAAGGCGATTGGGCAGGGGGCTGGCGCTCAGGGCGGTCGTTCCCAATGCCATTACCGCTGCTGCGCTGTGCGCAGGCCTGACGGGCATTCGTTTTGCCATTAACGGTGATTGGGAGAAGGCGGTTTTCGCCATTCTTCTGGCTGGCATGCTGGACGGGATCGACGGGCGAATTGCCCGCCTGCTGAAGGCTCAGTCGCGCTTTGGCGCCGAATTGGACAGTTTGGCCGATTCGTTGAGCTTCGGTGTCGCTCCGGCCCTGGTGCTGTTCCTCTGGTCGCTGGAGGATCTGCCGCGCTTCGGCTGGTTCGCCTCCCTGGCATTTGCGATTTGCTGTGTGTTGAGGCTGGCGCGCTTCAATGCGCAGATTGATGTGGATGATCAGCCGCATAAATCCGCCGGCTTCCTTACCGGCGTGCCCGCGCCTGTGGGTGCGGGGCTGGCGTTTCTGCCACTCTATCTCTGGATTGCGAGCGGCGAAGACCTGTTCCGCGAACCTGTTCTGGTCGCCATCTGGGTTGCGGGCATCGCTTTCCTGATGATTTCCAATCTCGCGACGTTGAGCTGGACCTCGATTCGGCCGCGGAGCACGATCCGATTGGAAGCGATTGCTCTGGCAGGCCTCGTCTTTGCCGCTCTCCTCACCGATCCCTGGTGGACCCTTGCGGGGCTGTGCACGGTTTACCTGATCCTGATGCCCTATGGTTTCTTCAGCTATTCACGGATCAGGCAGCAGCGTGCAAAATCGGCGAAAGCTTCCGGTTCTGCGAGCCAGGGCGCGCCGGGCGAATGA
- a CDS encoding phosphatidylserine decarboxylase, protein MAGDLRDNRGRGDAEWRWPAIHPEGRKFGLIGVGIALIVLLLFDWEIIGWPLLALAGGVFAFFRDPERVVPQDDDMIVAPADGLVTLISQVPPPLELQGPDGDGAPGLGSDPVTRISIFMSVFDVHINRAPVGGTVKRIVYIPGRFMNADLDKASEENERQHILIERPDGRPIGCTQIAGLVARRIVSFVKQGDIVAAGQRIGLIRFGSRVDVYLPQGTDAKVLLGQKIIAGETVLAELGKLKLIEGVSQ, encoded by the coding sequence ATGGCCGGAGATTTACGTGACAACAGGGGCCGCGGCGACGCTGAATGGCGATGGCCCGCGATCCATCCGGAAGGCCGCAAATTCGGCCTGATAGGCGTCGGCATCGCGCTGATCGTGCTGCTGCTGTTCGATTGGGAAATTATCGGCTGGCCGCTTCTGGCGCTTGCCGGCGGTGTATTTGCCTTTTTCCGCGATCCTGAACGCGTCGTGCCGCAGGATGACGATATGATCGTCGCCCCGGCGGACGGGCTGGTGACATTGATCAGCCAGGTGCCGCCGCCGCTGGAACTCCAGGGGCCTGATGGCGATGGCGCGCCGGGACTGGGCAGCGATCCGGTCACGCGGATTTCCATCTTCATGTCCGTGTTCGACGTGCATATCAATCGCGCGCCGGTGGGCGGTACGGTCAAGCGGATCGTCTATATTCCAGGCCGCTTCATGAATGCGGATCTCGACAAGGCGAGCGAGGAGAACGAACGGCAGCACATATTGATCGAGCGGCCCGACGGCCGGCCGATCGGCTGCACCCAGATTGCCGGTCTCGTCGCGCGGCGCATCGTTTCATTCGTGAAGCAGGGCGATATCGTGGCCGCTGGCCAGCGTATCGGCCTGATTCGTTTCGGGAGCCGCGTGGATGTCTATCTGCCGCAGGGAACCGATGCGAAAGTGCTTCTCGGCCAGAAAATTATCGCCGGGGAAACGGTACTGGCCGAACTCGGCAAGCTGAAATTGATCGAAGGGGTGAGCCAGTGA
- a CDS encoding helix-turn-helix domain-containing protein encodes MSNQRPVEPICVRVNDAARMIGVGRTKLYELISNGELETIKIGKATRVTTASLHKLVERHRALN; translated from the coding sequence ATGAGCAACCAGCGACCAGTCGAGCCGATCTGTGTCAGGGTCAATGACGCTGCACGCATGATCGGTGTCGGGCGCACAAAGCTGTACGAGTTGATCTCTAATGGCGAACTCGAAACGATCAAGATCGGTAAGGCAACGCGGGTCACGACGGCCAGTCTGCATAAGCTAGTGGAGCGGCATCGGGCATTGAACTGA
- a CDS encoding helix-turn-helix transcriptional regulator: MSNTERIIRLKTVLDRTGLSRSTIYRKIAEGTFPSQVKISVHGAGWHESAINRWIADPVHYREEEPAE, encoded by the coding sequence ATGTCCAATACTGAACGCATCATCCGCTTGAAGACCGTGCTCGACCGCACCGGCCTTTCCCGCTCCACCATCTATCGCAAGATCGCTGAGGGCACATTCCCTTCGCAGGTGAAGATCAGCGTGCATGGCGCTGGCTGGCATGAGTCTGCCATCAATCGCTGGATCGCCGATCCCGTACACTATCGTGAAGAGGAACCGGCTGAATGA
- a CDS encoding DUF4238 domain-containing protein, whose protein sequence is MPDHKNQHYVPRVHFKPFSFQGDGKAINILLHRREKTVINAPITGQCARSYFYGEDGRLEKLLSRMEGAYGGLVARIAETNSKLDEQDRWILRYFTLLQSMRTAEQVARVLSRMSEMSDFFRMAEEAHGKGWDATQNPTPESALRELMLAFNDQLQAGTIDDLKIVVVRNRSRRDFVTSDDPAVMTNRWLIQRKANRSFGLNAAGLLLLLPLSPRMLVLAYDPAVYAIPLTGQNAVDLKRENDVLAFNEHQYMRAADAIYFARISEAQDITAEFKATKPYRPTRWSRFTTAKHDGETETHSKYAVEGAEEVAKSNRILFHLTSEWPSPPSWPSILRYRSNAHGYSRGRIIVRRAHMRDQFDDLGELPRYVRV, encoded by the coding sequence ATGCCTGATCACAAAAACCAACATTATGTTCCACGCGTCCATTTTAAGCCGTTTTCCTTCCAAGGCGATGGTAAAGCGATCAATATTCTTCTGCACCGAAGGGAGAAAACGGTAATAAATGCACCGATCACTGGGCAATGCGCCAGGTCCTACTTTTATGGCGAGGATGGTCGGCTCGAGAAGCTGCTCAGCCGCATGGAGGGAGCCTACGGGGGCCTTGTTGCTAGGATCGCCGAAACAAACTCGAAGCTCGACGAGCAAGATCGATGGATACTGCGCTACTTCACTTTACTACAATCAATGCGAACCGCCGAACAGGTAGCGAGAGTGCTGTCGCGGATGTCGGAGATGTCAGACTTCTTTCGAATGGCTGAGGAAGCGCACGGGAAGGGTTGGGACGCTACACAGAATCCAACACCGGAAAGTGCATTGCGAGAATTGATGCTTGCATTCAATGATCAACTCCAGGCAGGCACGATAGATGACCTTAAGATTGTTGTCGTCCGGAACCGTTCACGCAGAGACTTCGTGACGTCAGACGATCCAGCGGTGATGACTAATCGCTGGCTCATCCAACGCAAGGCAAACAGGAGTTTTGGTCTAAACGCTGCAGGCCTCTTGCTTTTACTGCCACTGAGCCCGCGCATGCTTGTGCTCGCCTATGACCCGGCTGTTTATGCAATTCCACTGACCGGTCAAAATGCAGTCGATCTCAAGCGCGAGAACGATGTGCTAGCATTCAACGAGCATCAATACATGAGAGCGGCAGACGCAATCTATTTCGCGCGCATAAGCGAAGCACAAGATATTACTGCCGAATTTAAGGCGACAAAACCCTATCGGCCGACGCGCTGGAGTCGTTTCACGACGGCCAAACACGATGGCGAGACCGAAACACATTCGAAGTATGCCGTCGAAGGGGCTGAAGAAGTAGCAAAGTCGAATCGAATCCTCTTTCATCTCACAAGCGAATGGCCGTCGCCGCCCAGTTGGCCAAGCATCCTACGATATCGCAGCAATGCACATGGCTATTCCCGAGGCAGAATAATTGTTCGCCGCGCGCATATGAGAGATCAGTTTGACGATCTAGGCGAGCTGCCGAGGTATGTTAGAGTTTGA
- a CDS encoding radical SAM/SPASM domain-containing protein: MLKANRYRSLGYTSFFDPDSGFFARVPDEGKPEPFWSPHGPELMDISITNWCDMGCTFCYKSSTRRGRHMSISDYKSVIDQAAEMGTFQVALGGGNPNQHPDFLEILEYTRSKGIVPNYTTNGRGLTQEILKVTASTCGAVAVSVYEPFDEAADAIQLLTAAGSKTNVHFILDAFSIDTAIEWLKAPPEFLAPVNALIFLNYKPSGRKIFEERMLRNSARLDEFFSLATAPVAKLKVGFDACCVSGLFARTDASNALVDACDAGRFSLYVSEDMRVYPCSFQAALADGDLLDRTTSLHDIWMNSDNVRSFRSYFASDRCGGCSHRSTCMNGCPIFDDLVVCGNR; the protein is encoded by the coding sequence ATGCTGAAGGCAAACCGCTATAGAAGCTTGGGTTATACGTCTTTTTTCGACCCAGACTCGGGGTTCTTCGCGCGAGTACCAGACGAAGGAAAACCTGAGCCATTTTGGTCGCCGCATGGCCCGGAACTCATGGATATATCGATTACCAACTGGTGCGACATGGGCTGCACCTTTTGTTACAAATCGTCGACCAGGCGCGGCAGGCACATGTCGATCTCTGACTATAAGTCCGTCATTGACCAAGCGGCTGAGATGGGCACATTTCAAGTAGCGCTTGGCGGGGGCAATCCGAACCAACATCCCGATTTCTTAGAGATTTTGGAGTATACACGGTCGAAAGGCATAGTTCCGAATTACACGACCAATGGGCGTGGTTTGACCCAAGAGATCCTAAAAGTAACGGCATCAACCTGCGGCGCAGTCGCAGTGTCTGTTTATGAGCCTTTTGATGAGGCTGCGGACGCCATCCAACTCCTGACAGCTGCAGGAAGCAAAACGAATGTGCATTTCATTTTGGATGCGTTTAGTATCGACACCGCAATTGAATGGCTCAAGGCTCCTCCGGAGTTTCTCGCACCGGTAAACGCTCTAATATTCCTGAATTACAAACCTTCAGGGAGAAAAATTTTTGAGGAGCGGATGTTGAGGAATAGCGCGAGGTTGGACGAATTCTTCTCCCTCGCGACAGCCCCTGTTGCTAAGCTGAAGGTCGGTTTCGACGCCTGTTGTGTCAGCGGGCTTTTTGCGAGGACAGACGCCAGCAATGCACTTGTCGATGCTTGCGATGCAGGGCGGTTTTCACTTTACGTTTCGGAAGACATGCGCGTCTACCCCTGCTCCTTTCAGGCAGCTTTAGCTGATGGCGATCTCTTAGACCGAACCACTAGCCTTCATGACATTTGGATGAACTCCGATAACGTTCGGTCTTTCAGAAGTTACTTTGCATCCGATCGATGTGGCGGCTGCTCGCATCGAAGCACCTGCATGAATGGTTGCCCGATTTTTGATGACCTCGTGGTCTGTGGCAATCGCTAG
- a CDS encoding SMEK domain-containing protein codes for MNREDNLAKSTSLLARLSHEIKVKNAAGLFDINRIAEDFFVPILSILYDCPELKNQNAVSYNFPAVDLGCEASKISIQVTSDASSTKVAKTLKLFEEHKLDDRFNTVYVLVLTEKQSTYSSRKLKEQIAELPIAFKPDNHIIDYRDLAARLGALDSEKIKSVAEILTNEFAKQDASLAFRKELENFLTVAQAKIEFEKKSKKYIPSIFIETSSAKEQVRFFAHPLFFHRKIRERISQLKLTELNDLLRLAKQKPIDGSPDLATLASDPANLDQLAEALSSQAEALQALRSKIAPMSMDRGSAERYEPTEDADAFSRIWRYPVESRAYGFNRRLDDILELINLGRKKILLLTGMAGQGKTNFVCDLVENMFRKFQIPSIFIPARELNGCQGPARIFEFIANNRYAPDVQNLHGLLKLFDEVARENGMPFIIVVDGINEVSDFTGFSQQINDFLSAVAQYDHIKAIITCRSEFFDQRYASILQQDFSDQVFHVKNLRSEMSERHKDRLIDAYFDYFKIDLTLGQEASDFLRNDLLLLRIFCEIEEGATERFVPTIYKGDVFERFLLRKVGEFEDHLRAQVVPVLHKVVSEMLRLESFSSLNTSAFQPPEASIIERLISDDIILRSELPEPSLATAGQQNISFTYDELRDFILAHHIVINLADQDIKEVESILAKLADLQVREGVFRYTYILARKHDKVDLVHLCEAQPDFTQHFANNIELISPEMQNDADKDRVKDILSAQKNAHDVRIIAAFLFHRRIPTEILNINILVNHINALDDDGCRAFFAIIFADGHWHSQNDWRRRIGRIVSSYLERAEEHFPPKDMGLLTFMAQISGYADWEFLEPNRNRFASLVAKTDFHTQRDYLANARSAVIVDNAAEIWSVAA; via the coding sequence ATGAACCGCGAGGACAATTTAGCGAAGTCAACGAGCCTGCTCGCTAGGCTGAGCCATGAGATAAAGGTGAAAAATGCAGCGGGCCTGTTCGACATCAATCGGATTGCTGAAGATTTTTTCGTCCCGATACTATCGATCTTGTATGATTGTCCTGAGTTAAAGAACCAGAACGCTGTTTCATATAATTTCCCGGCAGTCGACCTAGGATGTGAAGCCTCAAAGATCTCGATCCAGGTGACTTCCGACGCATCTAGCACGAAGGTGGCAAAGACGCTCAAGCTGTTCGAGGAGCATAAGCTGGATGACCGGTTCAACACGGTTTACGTGCTCGTTCTTACCGAAAAGCAAAGCACTTACAGCTCAAGAAAGTTGAAAGAGCAAATTGCTGAACTTCCCATAGCGTTTAAACCTGACAACCACATAATTGACTATCGGGACCTTGCTGCACGATTAGGAGCGCTGGACAGCGAGAAGATTAAGTCAGTTGCCGAAATCCTGACCAACGAATTTGCGAAACAGGACGCCAGCCTGGCATTCCGCAAAGAGCTGGAAAACTTCTTGACCGTTGCTCAGGCGAAGATCGAATTTGAAAAGAAATCGAAGAAATATATTCCATCGATTTTCATAGAAACGAGTTCTGCTAAGGAGCAGGTGAGGTTCTTCGCTCATCCGCTCTTTTTCCATAGAAAAATTAGGGAACGAATTTCGCAGCTGAAGCTGACTGAGTTGAACGACCTCCTTCGTCTCGCCAAGCAAAAGCCAATCGATGGATCGCCTGATTTAGCAACTCTTGCCTCTGATCCAGCAAACTTGGATCAACTGGCCGAAGCACTTTCAAGCCAGGCAGAAGCGCTGCAAGCATTGAGATCCAAGATCGCTCCAATGAGCATGGATCGCGGTTCCGCGGAGAGGTATGAACCTACCGAGGATGCTGATGCTTTTAGCCGGATCTGGAGGTATCCGGTAGAGAGCCGCGCATATGGCTTCAATCGTCGGTTGGACGACATTTTGGAGCTCATCAATTTGGGCCGAAAGAAGATACTCCTTCTCACAGGGATGGCAGGTCAGGGAAAAACCAACTTCGTCTGTGACCTAGTCGAAAATATGTTTCGCAAGTTTCAGATTCCTTCGATCTTCATCCCAGCGCGTGAATTGAATGGTTGCCAGGGCCCAGCGCGAATTTTCGAATTCATTGCCAACAATCGGTACGCTCCGGATGTTCAGAATTTGCATGGGCTTCTCAAGCTGTTCGATGAGGTTGCTAGAGAGAACGGAATGCCGTTCATCATTGTGGTTGACGGCATAAATGAAGTCTCTGACTTCACGGGGTTTTCTCAGCAAATCAATGATTTTTTGAGCGCTGTCGCACAGTATGATCACATCAAAGCGATCATCACATGTCGAAGCGAGTTTTTCGATCAACGGTATGCGTCGATCCTTCAACAAGACTTCTCAGATCAGGTATTCCATGTGAAGAATCTCCGATCTGAGATGTCAGAAAGGCACAAGGATCGCCTAATTGATGCGTATTTCGACTACTTCAAAATCGACCTGACCCTAGGCCAGGAAGCGTCGGACTTCTTACGCAATGACCTGCTTCTGCTGCGTATTTTTTGTGAAATCGAGGAAGGTGCAACAGAGCGTTTCGTCCCGACGATCTACAAGGGAGACGTCTTCGAACGCTTCTTGCTTCGAAAGGTCGGAGAATTTGAAGATCACTTGAGGGCGCAGGTCGTCCCGGTCCTTCATAAAGTTGTATCAGAAATGCTGCGGTTGGAGAGCTTCAGCAGCTTAAACACGTCCGCTTTCCAGCCGCCCGAGGCGTCAATAATTGAAAGGCTGATCTCCGACGATATTATTCTTCGCAGCGAGCTGCCTGAACCCTCACTTGCAACTGCTGGTCAGCAGAACATTTCGTTCACCTATGACGAGCTGCGCGATTTCATCTTGGCCCACCATATCGTGATCAATTTGGCGGACCAAGATATCAAGGAAGTTGAATCGATATTAGCCAAGTTGGCAGACCTGCAGGTTCGAGAGGGGGTTTTTCGCTACACCTACATACTTGCCCGGAAGCACGATAAGGTAGACCTTGTCCATCTCTGCGAGGCGCAGCCTGACTTTACTCAGCATTTCGCGAACAACATCGAGTTGATAAGTCCGGAGATGCAGAATGACGCAGACAAAGACAGAGTTAAAGATATTCTGAGCGCCCAAAAGAACGCCCACGACGTACGAATTATTGCGGCATTCCTGTTCCATAGGAGAATTCCGACCGAAATTCTAAACATCAACATTCTCGTCAATCATATCAACGCTCTGGACGACGACGGTTGTCGCGCCTTTTTCGCGATCATTTTCGCCGACGGACATTGGCACTCGCAAAATGACTGGCGACGGAGGATAGGCAGGATCGTGTCGAGCTACCTCGAACGAGCAGAGGAGCACTTCCCGCCAAAGGACATGGGCTTGCTAACGTTCATGGCTCAAATCTCTGGTTATGCTGATTGGGAGTTCTTGGAACCGAACCGCAACAGATTTGCGTCGCTGGTGGCCAAAACCGATTTTCATACTCAGCGCGATTATCTCGCAAATGCTCGTTCAGCCGTGATCGTCGATAACGCAGCAGAAATTTGGAGCGTTGCGGCATGA